In Pyrus communis chromosome 1, drPyrComm1.1, whole genome shotgun sequence, the following are encoded in one genomic region:
- the LOC137749573 gene encoding uncharacterized WD repeat-containing protein C2A9.03-like isoform X1, which translates to MAQFQNDELEYVVDDYFDIADFEDTDAFAGYQLRGSHGADSDFDDDDFAESKVKTDTSAMEARNGKDIQGIPWERLNFTRDRYRETRLKQYKNYESLSLPRQDLEKECLPVEMGKTFYDFHYNTRIVKSTIVHFQLRNLLWATSKHDVYLMQNFSVMHWSSLLRRGKEVLNVSKPVVPTEKRPGLLVRPLSRVQISTMAVKENLLVAGGFQGELICKHINQPGVAFCSKLTTDDNAITNAVDIFQNPCGSMRVMTANNDAQVRVFDVQNFTCLTRFSFDWSVNNTSVSPDGKLVAILGDSADCLIADAQSGKAVGSLKGHLDYCFSSAWHPNGQVLATGNQDTTCRLWDIRNLSESLAVLKGRMGAIRAIKFTSDGRFMAMAEPADFVHILDTQSGYMKEQEIDLFGEIAGISFSPDTEALFVGVADRTYGSVLEFNKRHHNRYLEAVF; encoded by the exons ATGGCGCAGTTTCAGAACGACGAGCTGGAGTACGTCGTCGACGACTACTTCGACATCGCCGACTTCGAAGACACCGACGCTTTTGCCGGTTACCAGCTACGGGGAAGCCACGGCGCCGACTCGGACTTTGACGACGACGACTTCGCTGAG AGCAAGGTGAAGACTGATACTTCGGCAATGGAAGCTCGAAATGGGAAGGACATACAGGGGATTCCGTGGGAGAGGCTTAACTTCACCAGAGATAGGTACCGTGAAACCCGATTGAAGCAGTACAAGAACTACGAAAGCCTCTCTCTGCCTCGCCAGGACCTCGAAAAG GAGTGCTTGCCAGTAGAGATGGGGAAGACCTTCTATGACTTTCACTACAATACAAGGATTGTCAAGTCCACAATTGTGCATTTCCAG CTGAGGAATCTGTTATGGGCCACATCAAAGCACGATGTATACCTTATGCAGAACTTTTCAGTAATGCATTGGTCTTCCCTACTCAGGAGAGGCAAAGAAGTATTGAATGTATCAAAACCTGTTGTCCCTACTGAG AAACGACCTGGGTTGTTGGTTCGTCCACTCTCTAGAGTGCAAATAAGCACTATGGCTGTGAAGGAAAATTTATTGGTTGCTGGGGGATTCCAAGGTGAACTAATCTGCAAG CACATTAATCAACCTGGAGTTGCTTTCTGCTCAAAATTAACGACAGATGACAATGCCATCACAAATGCAGTGGACATTTTCCAAAACCCTTG TGGCTCAATGAGGGTAATGACTGCAAACAATGATGCTCAAGTTAGAGTTTTTGATGTCCAAAATTTCACTTGCCTCACTCGCTTCTCGTTTGATTGGTCCGTGAAT AACACCTCTGTCAGTCCAGATGGTAAGCTGGTTGCAATACTCGGAGATAGTGCGGACTGCTTGATTGCTGATGCTCAGTCTGGAAAA GCTGTCGGAAGCCTCAAAGGTCATTTGGATTATTGCTTTTCCTCAGCATGGCATCCGAACGGACAAGTTTTGGCTACCGGGAATCAAGACACCACTTGCAGGTTATGGGACATAAGGAACCTCTCAGAGTCGCTAGCTGTGTTGAAGGGAAGAATGGGAGCAATACGGGCCATAAAGTTCACTTCGGATGGTCGGTTTATGGCCATGGCTGAGCCGGCAGACTTTGTTCACATCCTTGACACTCAGTCTGGGTATATGAAGGAACAAGAGATTGACCTGTTTGGTGAAATCGCCGGAATATCGTTTAGCCCCGACACAGAAGCTCTGTTTGTTGGGGTCGCTGATCGGACGTATGGTAGCGTGTTAGAGTTCAACAAGAGGCATCATAACCGATATCTCGAAGCAGTCTTCTAG
- the LOC137749573 gene encoding uncharacterized WD repeat-containing protein C2A9.03-like isoform X2 — translation MLRNLLWATSKHDVYLMQNFSVMHWSSLLRRGKEVLNVSKPVVPTEKRPGLLVRPLSRVQISTMAVKENLLVAGGFQGELICKHINQPGVAFCSKLTTDDNAITNAVDIFQNPCGSMRVMTANNDAQVRVFDVQNFTCLTRFSFDWSVNNTSVSPDGKLVAILGDSADCLIADAQSGKAVGSLKGHLDYCFSSAWHPNGQVLATGNQDTTCRLWDIRNLSESLAVLKGRMGAIRAIKFTSDGRFMAMAEPADFVHILDTQSGYMKEQEIDLFGEIAGISFSPDTEALFVGVADRTYGSVLEFNKRHHNRYLEAVF, via the exons ATG CTGAGGAATCTGTTATGGGCCACATCAAAGCACGATGTATACCTTATGCAGAACTTTTCAGTAATGCATTGGTCTTCCCTACTCAGGAGAGGCAAAGAAGTATTGAATGTATCAAAACCTGTTGTCCCTACTGAG AAACGACCTGGGTTGTTGGTTCGTCCACTCTCTAGAGTGCAAATAAGCACTATGGCTGTGAAGGAAAATTTATTGGTTGCTGGGGGATTCCAAGGTGAACTAATCTGCAAG CACATTAATCAACCTGGAGTTGCTTTCTGCTCAAAATTAACGACAGATGACAATGCCATCACAAATGCAGTGGACATTTTCCAAAACCCTTG TGGCTCAATGAGGGTAATGACTGCAAACAATGATGCTCAAGTTAGAGTTTTTGATGTCCAAAATTTCACTTGCCTCACTCGCTTCTCGTTTGATTGGTCCGTGAAT AACACCTCTGTCAGTCCAGATGGTAAGCTGGTTGCAATACTCGGAGATAGTGCGGACTGCTTGATTGCTGATGCTCAGTCTGGAAAA GCTGTCGGAAGCCTCAAAGGTCATTTGGATTATTGCTTTTCCTCAGCATGGCATCCGAACGGACAAGTTTTGGCTACCGGGAATCAAGACACCACTTGCAGGTTATGGGACATAAGGAACCTCTCAGAGTCGCTAGCTGTGTTGAAGGGAAGAATGGGAGCAATACGGGCCATAAAGTTCACTTCGGATGGTCGGTTTATGGCCATGGCTGAGCCGGCAGACTTTGTTCACATCCTTGACACTCAGTCTGGGTATATGAAGGAACAAGAGATTGACCTGTTTGGTGAAATCGCCGGAATATCGTTTAGCCCCGACACAGAAGCTCTGTTTGTTGGGGTCGCTGATCGGACGTATGGTAGCGTGTTAGAGTTCAACAAGAGGCATCATAACCGATATCTCGAAGCAGTCTTCTAG